The Psychromonas sp. MME1 genome window below encodes:
- a CDS encoding EAL domain-containing protein produces MVSNKSNPTASLASFEVKSPTLEMYLDAVFNNAGDPIFVKDEHSRLLLVNDAFCNIFKLPREQIIGKTLAEKVPANELEHFLSIDRQVMETGEECLCEETITTAGQKTKTILTRKNRFVDPKGSYFLVGVIHDISARKQVEEKLKLAASVFSHAREEIAITDNYATIIEINDAFTDNTGYSREEAIGQNPRILKSGRQSPDFYRNMWKSLRKKGHWSGEMWNKRKNGEVYAVMKTISAIYDKQGNTTHYVSVGSDITTLKKHQEQLEHVAQYDTLTNLPNRSLLTDRLIQSMLQCSRHNKSLAVVFLDLDGFKAVNDNYGHDVGDALLIALSKRMQQSLREGDSLARIGGDEFVAVLADLVKVEDCEPVLERLLLASSEPITVNDVILNVSASLGVTIYPQDNVDAEQLIRHADQAMYMAKALGKNRYHLFDTTQDDAVKMQRASLEAIRGALDNHQFILHYQPKVNMKTGAVIGVEALIRWQHPTRGLLSPIEFLPAIENNPMNIEMGEWVIDKVLTQISLWQKMGLNFTVSTSINIAAVQLQRSDFVNRLASLLAAHPDVEPCYLELEVLETSALNDLHHVSEIMNACIALGVNFALDDFGTGYSSLTYLRRLPTKLIKIDQSFVRDMLDDADDLAIVEGVIALAKSFKREVIAEGVETIEHGTTLLRLGCELAQGYGIARPMPASDIPAWINNWKADLNWQSKK; encoded by the coding sequence ATGGTCTCGAATAAGAGCAATCCGACAGCGTCTTTAGCTTCTTTTGAGGTAAAGTCCCCCACTCTTGAAATGTATTTAGATGCAGTTTTCAATAATGCAGGCGATCCTATATTCGTAAAAGATGAACACTCCAGATTACTGCTTGTTAATGACGCCTTTTGCAATATATTTAAATTACCGAGAGAGCAAATAATCGGAAAAACACTCGCTGAAAAAGTACCAGCAAACGAGCTAGAACATTTTTTATCTATCGATAGACAAGTGATGGAAACAGGAGAAGAGTGCTTATGCGAAGAAACAATAACAACTGCAGGGCAAAAAACTAAAACGATACTGACTAGAAAAAATCGATTTGTAGATCCCAAAGGTAGCTATTTTTTAGTCGGTGTCATACATGACATTAGTGCACGTAAACAAGTCGAAGAAAAATTAAAACTGGCTGCAAGCGTCTTCTCCCACGCTCGAGAAGAAATTGCTATCACCGACAATTACGCTACGATTATCGAAATTAATGACGCCTTTACAGATAACACGGGATATAGCCGTGAAGAAGCGATTGGTCAAAATCCTCGTATATTAAAATCAGGCCGACAATCCCCCGATTTCTATCGTAATATGTGGAAGTCGCTACGCAAGAAAGGGCATTGGTCAGGTGAAATGTGGAATAAGCGCAAAAATGGTGAAGTATATGCGGTAATGAAAACCATCAGTGCTATATATGATAAGCAAGGAAACACGACCCATTATGTCTCCGTAGGTAGTGATATCACCACCTTAAAAAAGCATCAAGAGCAATTAGAGCACGTTGCTCAGTATGACACACTCACTAACCTGCCAAATCGTTCATTACTTACCGACAGGTTAATTCAATCTATGCTGCAGTGTAGCCGCCACAATAAATCACTTGCAGTTGTCTTTTTAGATTTAGATGGTTTTAAAGCGGTCAATGATAACTATGGGCATGATGTGGGGGATGCACTGCTGATTGCACTGTCTAAGCGAATGCAACAATCATTGCGTGAAGGAGATAGCTTAGCACGCATTGGTGGAGATGAGTTTGTTGCTGTACTTGCTGACTTAGTTAAAGTTGAAGATTGTGAACCGGTTCTGGAAAGGTTGCTATTAGCTTCGTCGGAACCCATTACTGTCAATGATGTCATACTCAATGTATCGGCCAGTCTTGGCGTGACTATTTACCCGCAGGATAATGTCGATGCAGAGCAACTTATTCGTCATGCCGATCAAGCAATGTATATGGCCAAAGCTTTAGGCAAGAATCGTTATCACCTGTTTGATACGACTCAAGATGATGCAGTAAAAATGCAACGAGCATCCTTAGAGGCTATTCGCGGCGCATTAGATAACCATCAATTTATACTCCATTATCAACCTAAAGTTAATATGAAAACGGGGGCTGTTATCGGTGTTGAAGCACTCATCCGCTGGCAACACCCAACACGAGGACTACTCAGCCCAATTGAATTTTTGCCCGCCATTGAAAATAACCCGATGAATATAGAGATGGGCGAATGGGTGATTGATAAAGTATTAACCCAAATAAGTCTGTGGCAAAAAATGGGGCTAAATTTTACCGTTAGTACCAGTATCAACATTGCAGCGGTACAATTACAGCGCTCTGATTTTGTTAATAGACTCGCTTCATTGTTAGCGGCCCATCCCGATGTAGAGCCTTGCTATTTAGAGTTAGAAGTTTTAGAAACCAGTGCCTTGAATGATTTACATCATGTATCCGAAATAATGAATGCCTGTATCGCACTGGGGGTGAATTTTGCTTTAGATGATTTTGGCACTGGGTACTCATCTTTAACTTACCTGAGGCGACTCCCCACTAAATTAATTAAAATCGACCAGAGCTTTGTCCGAGATATGTTAGATGATGCCGATGATTTAGCCATTGTTGAAGGGGTAATCGCCTTAGCGAAGTCCTTCAAACGGGAGGTGATTGCTGAAGGTGTTGAAACTATAGAGCATGGTACAACCCTATTGCGATTAGGATGTGAATTAGCACAAGGTTACGGCATAGCCAGACCAATGCCAGCAAGCGATATTCCCGCATGGATTAACAACTGGAAAGCAGATCTTAATTGGCAAAGCAAAAAATAA